The Festucalex cinctus isolate MCC-2025b chromosome 16, RoL_Fcin_1.0, whole genome shotgun sequence sequence ACGAGAACTTTATGAAAGTCAAAACGTTCCCAGTAATATTATAAGGAATGTTCTTCTGTTGCCCACAGGCATACTAAAGTTGACGAAATCTTGTTTTGATCCATCAGAAACTTCGCATTCTAATGCTTGACCTTAAAATTGATGGTTTTACTCTAACAGACAGGAAAAGGTTTAACTAGCATgttcatttcaaaattttgcaTCATATTTatccttgtgatgtcataatCTCCAATTTTGAAGATATTGATGTAAATTGTTCTTTTTGCAACAGTGAACCTGAAACCATTAGTCATCTATTTTGTCAACACTGTGTTTCATCTCAGTTTTGGAATGATTTTATATTACTATAATGAATGAATTGGGTCAATTTCATATACACAAGGCTAAATTTGGTAATTCCTTCCATGTctcctgtttattttttttttctttgagcgAACGTAGGTAAGGTTTTATGTTAATGTGCTGTCCAGTGtttaagtataaaaaaaaaaaaaaaaaaaagtccttattctggttaatattgaaataaatatacttacatatttaaaatcaaccccaagcgcatgcattaaattaattaccaaagacgaaaactaaggacattttcactataattatcgttaggtttagttagttttataaacgtaaaatttagtttcatttagttttagtttaaaaaaaaaaaaaaaaagtgtattttttactttattttgttaacgaaaatgTTATTTCGCTATTAGTTAACCTTggtaacaaaacatttgaactctAGTGACCTCCTCGTCGTCGGTGCCGACGCTGTCCTGGGCGAAGCTGTGCACCGTGTGCAGGCAAGTGAGGAGGCGCAGCAGCGTGTCGCAGTTGCAGGGAGGAAGCAGGTAGAGGAGGTGCTGCAGGTACTGGAGCTGCTCCGCTCCTCGGAGGACTGgacggaaggaaaaaaaaaatgacagattgATCATTGGTTAGTCAATTCTGAGGATGGTTGTTGTTATGGGCGTTggatggatagaaaaaaaaagggctggaAGTCCACAGGTAACTTACTTTATTAATATCACTGATCttaatatatgactggatagccgataggccaagacttttggagttttgaggctgccatattgctcctcccaagaaacatttctcggcatggacttcagacattttacaattttacttaaatacatgtataaattatatgtttAATGATGGTTACAGGaagaaatttgtattttttaattaaagaattataactataattcaacaaaaaatgcctctgccaaatcttaATATTGGTGTCTAAGAactgagtgataaaaaaaataaaacaaaataaataaaaaatagggggtcttcaaagcagcacataccctccacttttttttttttaattttatttttttttcttgttgaaaaatagtgaccaccccaccAAAAAACCTCCCACCCCACCCCCGGCCTTAttctaactgcctacgagctgtatatgtctcatctgtacgtatactgtatcatttatacagtagtctgctcacaagatgggaggagcaagatggccgccctgtgacttcaacggcttgcgcgGGCGTGTATGtgctattggctatccagtcatatattcaagTCAGTggcataaaatacacaaaataaaatagtgcTGCACAGGCACAACAAAAACTAagtggcgccaccttgtggtgcgGTGCCATACTACTACGGGTTGTTACGGTGCGTACAGTTGGCGTGCAGGAAGGCGGGGTAGAGCTCTCTGGTGAGCAGAGGATCTGGCATGTCCCTCAAAAACTCTTTGAGCAAGGCAGCCACGTCGTGCACACTGTGCTCCTCGTCCAGCTGCACGTCGACGCCCGCATCGAAGTCCTCCCTCAACTGCGAGGGGAGAAGGAACAGGATGTTAGCGCAGGCTGGAGTTGTGGCCGTGCGctgttaactcattagctcccaaaaacgtataaatacgtcatattttaaatgttttaagtgtcccaaagacgtatttatacggtttttgttgttgttttttatgccagagcatagagaaggctttgatgcagtctctctactgcagaaaatggttgagtggcagcagagtataagagatcaatcaggccatgttaaaacaagccgatttccccacagttctaagcagaattgtgaaaaacgatgaaacttagctatgttctattgctaattgctgcacagcggaaacagataggaatatactttttttcccctgataaaagaagagactctaatctctcttttggtatgttccatatttttatagcaattgaacataatatttcgcgggccttgaaaaatcagtcaaaatccaggaaaacagttaagtgaaaatggttgggagtgaatgagttaaagtgagcTCACCTGTCGCACCCTCTTCTTGGAGCTCCCGACTCGGAAGATGCCCACAGTCTGAAGACCTGAGGGGACGGAAGTGGAGTCAGGCGTGCAGACACAGCGCGGGACAAAAAGTGGCGAGGACGCCCGCCTCACCGTGGGCCTCGATGTGGCCGCAGCAGCGCTCCAGAACCCGAGGCACCTGCGGGTAGACGGGGTTGAGGCTCAGCCTGCTTTGGCTCCTCCCCTCTGACGAGCCGCCGCCGGTCTTCTTCAGCTCCAGCTCCGCCGGATGGGAGAGCTGCAGCGCCTCCAGCAGGCGGGACTGACTGTCCACCAGGTCGGAGATGGAGTCCACGGAGAGGCCGCCCTGGAACGGGCCACAATTTGATTGCGCTCGAAGTTGTGATCGTCACACGACCGAGGTCCTACCCGTCTCTGTCCTCGCCCGACGCTGTTCAGAATGGAGTGCGGCGGCGCCGGGGCCACGGAGTTAGTGGGCGCTGACGGGCGGGTGCTCCCCGATAGCAGTTGACGCTTCTCTGCCCTGAAGCGCAAAATGCTGGCCTCCAGTTCCAAGCAGTCCCGTCGGCTTTCCTTCACGGCGTCCTGACGCCGCTTGAAGGCCCGGTCGTTGGCGATCACCTGCGACAGCGGGATGCCAAACGCCTTGGGGGCAGATTCTGAGAAAtcgttaaaagggaagtcaacccgaaAATGTTTTATCGAGTCACACttagccacttgctgtccacagaaaattacattatacttgctcagggctcagctaGCAACCAACCACAGCTTAGCTTGCGAAATGTAATTGGCTATTACCTAtctacttaattcatattccacaaccaCAATATTCATCACAAATGCCAGCTTTTACGGAGAGCCGCCAATGTagggtaaacatttttggctggcgagtatgttcgaacatactcgcaaatacattcgaacatactagCAAATATGTGCGAACATATTGAAacgcgttcgaacatacttgcaaatatgttcgaacgtatttcaatacgttcgaacatactcgtaaatacgttcgaacatactcgcaaatacgttcgaacatactcgcaaatacgttcgaacgtatttcaatacgttcgaacatactcgtaaatacgttcgaacgtatttcaatacgttcgaacatactcgtaaatacgttcgaacgtatttcaatacgttcgaacatactcgtaaatacgttcgaacgtatttcaatacgttcgaacatactcgtaaatacgttcgaacgtatttcaatacgttcgaacatactcgtaaatacgttcgaacgtatttcaatacgttcgaacatactcgtaaatacgttcgaacgtatttcaatacgttcgaacatactcgtaaatacgttcgaacatactcgcaaatacattcgaacatactagCAAATATGTGCGAACATATTGAAacgcgttcgaacatactcgcaaatatgtgcgaacgtattgaaatacattcgaacatactagcaaatatgtgcgaacgtattgaaatacgttcgaacatacttgcaaatatgttcgaacgtatttcaatacattcgaacatactcgcaaatacgttcgaacatattgaaatgcgttcgaacatacttgcaaatatgttcgaacgtatttcaatacgttcgaacatactcgtaaatacgttcaaacatactgaaatatgttcgaacatactcgtaaatacgttcgaacatactcacaaatatgtttgaacatacttgtaggctacatgctacaaagttagcataccttcctaTAATGCTACGTGGTATTATTTGAGCAAGCGCGAGTGAAAAAATTgacgaacctaaatcatgcacagCAGACAGAATAAAACGTAAGAGTTATgaataaacagttttttttttgtctacttaattttctaatgaattggtaatgtggcccaaatgcctaaaaaatggggttttgttttcactcgcgcatgcgcaaataataccctgtggcattatgggaggttatgctaactttgtagcatgtagccaacatgtacgttcgaacatatttgctagtatgttcgaacatacttgccagccaaaaatgtttactccacactggcagctctacgcttccgtaagctttagactagtgagggcaAATATAAGATctaaaaattctaaaaatacaaacaaagcaCTTTATGACCATCTGCGTTGTGATTCAAATACATCTTCACGTTTCAAATCATGTTTGTCAATGCCTCCCATGGCCAGCCGGGGGCGCTAACGGGATTGCACGTGCTGGTCTAAGCCAGCTAATCAATGGAGGTCCGCTAATAGATGCAGTTGGCGGCTTGCTTTAAGCTCCTCGCTGACCCCGAGGCACGCCGTCTGACTTTTGGCCACGTTTGCTGGCATCCGACAACAATGACCGCTGATCCGCTTGTTTGTAAACATCCTTAGCATCTTGTTTCCAGGGACATTTCTTTGGTGATCTGGATAATGGTGCAAATCCACttatgttaactttttttttttagccttctcCGTATCATTTGAACTCAtctcaagcttttattttattttattttttaaagccaacacataaaaactaaaaatagccGGATTGTTCACATTTCAATTTGAGCATGgatatcaaaaatataaaatgtcaaattgaaGTTGTTAACAAGCTAACGGCAAACTCAAAaatttaaatatgaaaaaaaaaatctgtcttggTTTGTTGcgctgctattattattattatttttttataaaataaaggtGGGACAACACTGACCTAGCTTCCAAACTCAGCATGGTTATTACCTCCGCCAAGGAGGTTGCTTGGCGGCTACGAGACGACGGGCAGAGCCAGCAGGAGCGGGGCCAGCTCCCGATGTTCTGGGTTTTTTCGTTAACGGGGTCAGCCTTCAGCTAAGTCTGTGCGGTTAAGAGGCAGCAGGTGTTATGCTTTTAAAGATCTGCATCGTCGCTCATTGACCTTCATAATAATGGATCAATGTAATGTAGATTTaaaacgttgttgttttttcatgcgGTTGTTTACGTATTAATATTTGACAAATAGTCCTTCAACCACAagtgagtaaaaaaagaaaaaaaaaagaaaggaacatTCGGTATTGAATATTTACAGCAGCACATCTACTTTGAATTTGTCCAAATGAGAATCCTCGTGTGTCCATTCAACTCAcctcgctcttttttttccttggaaAATGAGTCAAACCTCCTGCGCAGCGATTTTCGACGTTTGCGAATTTCTGTGGAGAAAAACATAAGATTTATTctataactaggggtgtggaaaaccaaataaatagagagagtgaggagaggaatcttcagagagtgcaggagtgaattgtataagtcagttcctctcctctctcctcgcgaacCCTGAACCGAGTgtcctctcctttttgtgtcgtgtttaatagatttCAAACCGGTAACCCTGACAGTATGACAAGTTGAGGTTGTTTCTTTTCCGAAAGCAGCAAAAGCAGGAAGCCCACAAAAAGGACAAAGAGGAGCATGAGAACAAGCAAATAAGAGAAAATGTCTCTCAAGTGATGACAGAGAATTCCGTGGAGCTCGCCAGCggctaaaaaaaattctggacaaacACGCTCATCGACTTTCAACAGCACAACCCCACAAAATGTCAGTAAAAGACAACAGGAAGTCAAAGAGGGCAGcgggttgggggggggtgggggggggggcatggcgAGAGACGTGACCTGATGTGCTCACATCTGGGGAAAGAAAGGGAGCGGGAAGATTCCCACACTTGCTCGGGGGGACATTTGCTAACccgtgtccaaaaaaaaaaaaaaaaaaaagccaaaacaaaacctaacaTGAATTTGCCATTGGGCTAATTTTTGCTTTGGCTTGTAAGCGAAACCTTGCAACCTTGCCAACCATCCAAGCAGTCATTTTCCAAGTTGAACGGCAATAGGAGAGGCGCTCGGAGGTTAATTGTCCTGAGAAAGCCAGCGAGGGGGCGAGACGAGGCTGAGAAAAGCAGCTTACAAAGTCTCATAGGACACACTAACACACAAGCACAATCCCCGTGGCCACCATTTTGCTTTTGGCAAAAATACTTTTCTTCTTCTGGCGACGACCGCCTGTCAAAGTTGGAAGCACACAAATGTGCATGTCTTGCTTAGTTTTGGAAGTGCTGATGGATGAGATATgcatgaacattttcaaagaaaaagaGTTGATGATGACTTGAGAGTTTGTCCTGCATCATGTGAAGTCAGCAGTGAGACTTTCCACATCTGGAAGAGAGTCTGAATGAGGAACCGGACCGGAGCCAACAATCAGTGCATATTTGCAAATCAAAGAGAGCTCCAAATCGCTGGCGTTACGGACCTTGAttaattcaactcaactttatttatagagcactttgaCAAAAAAGCGCAGCCGTAACAAAGTGCTgtacctgtttaaaaaaaaaaaaaaaaaaaaaaaaaaaaaaaaagccaagtttttttctctctttctgtGAAGAAGTTTTAAGGCCATGGCGAAAAGTCACGTAGGATTTCTTGAAAATAAGATGCAGATGTCCACAAAGTCACtgcttgaaaaataatgttaaatatctgaactttattttctTGTAGGCTACTCATCAATTTCTTCGATTGAAATTTTTCTAGTGAAATGACCAATTTTTTGTTCCTATTATTTGATTGTATTCTTGATGAAAATGACAGTAGTTACTGTGAAAGGCTCCAGGTGTCTGATTATAGCGTTTAGCTTCATATGCTagtattaagctagcagacttttgttTAATACCGTTTGGATGAAAATGTAACTGTTTAAACAAACAATATTGAGTTCTCTTATTTTGTGTATTATGTGAAATTCTCCACGTGCCTGCCTATAGCTCTTAGCttcatatgttagcattaagctagcagacttttgttTAATACACTGTTTGGTTGAAAATGTTATTGTTTAAACAAACAACGTTGAGTTTTCTTTTGTGTAATATGTGAAAGCCTAAATGTGCCTGCCTATAGCATttagttagcattaagctagcggactcTTAGTTAATATACtatttggatgaaaatgtcagtttttaaacacaaagttaaattgtgtttttgttttgttatgggTTAGGGAAACAAAGTATTTTCTGACCATTTTATTCTTTCAATCCATTTTTTGTGTTGAAATTGTTTAAAAAGGGTGTTTAAACCCTATGCCATGCTATGCTAGCCTGTGCTAATTActattttatttctgaaacgtatcccacaaaaaaaagtttgtggttCATAGCATTTACTGAACGTAAAAGATAGTAAGTAGTTTTGCCTTTTGCAGTTGTTCCATCCTCTCATTCCAAGATGTTCCCAACCATCAGCCCATCAATCAATTGGGTTTAGGTTGTAGTTCTTGTGCTCTGCTAGTCATAAATCAGAGCATAACGAAATCCTTACCTCATAAACTACTCCCAGCCCACACTTGGCTAGTGATCCCAAcacataaatgtaaacaaaaagtaGCCTATGAAAGTGTACACGTACCTCTGGGAATACTGATCTTAAAGTGAAGGTCCCTCTGGTCCAGGTGGAACAAGGCCACGTGCTGGAGTCTGGCTCGCTCCAATTCCGACAGGTCCTGGATGGCCACGGGCTGAAGACGCACACTCTGACCCAACATGTTGGCCCACGTGAGCCCGCCCTGGCCAGACAAAAACACACGTGACACGTCGAAAATCAACACTCCCTCATCTGGGAAGATTTAGAGCAAAAAGACTGCCAAGGCTGCCTGTCATCGAAATCGGGCATACGGATGCCGTTGAATAGTCTGGAATATGACAGTGGATCAAAGCGATGTGGAATTTTCCGCCATGTGCTCAAGCTCTCCTTTGGGATTGTTGGACGGGCACACAatagaaatgtttttctttttttgttttgttttgtctggaGAAAAATTGTGGGAAAGGCTGGCTAAACTAAAATGCTGTGGACCTCATACAAGATTTCAAATGTACGTAAGCTAGGAAGTACAAGTTGGAGGAGGTCAATGTCAAATATCTCTTAATATGGggattttattgtttaaaaaattggGTATAGATGAGGAAATGTGGAAGGGGGCAAACTTGTGAGATCTCTGAAATTAGAATTTCCTGTGACATTTTgggaattacattttaattcattattaactcattcaaacccaaaaacatataaatacgtttttaacactttgttcttcactcccataaacgtaattatacgttttgttttgtttttttatgcaaaagcaTAGAGAAAGCTTTGATGAAGCTTCTcatatgaagaggtggcttaaagcaatggtagttattataaaaaacggccagcaggtggtagcaaagtataagagatcagccaggaccatgttgcaataagctctttttgtgaatgtgaatgaatactgatgaaacttaactgttTGCTAGTTGctgaaaaatggaaacatataaatatatatattttttcctaaatccttaatttgataaattcaatgtttttatagcaataaaacacaataatctgtgggccttgcaaaaccagtcaaaatacagtaacagccgggagcgaagggggctgttaaaaaaaaaaaattaaaaaaaaaaaaaaaaaaaatccattatttggtattaaatattatta is a genomic window containing:
- the arhgap36 gene encoding rho GTPase-activating protein 36 isoform X2; the encoded protein is MLGQSVRLQPVAIQDLSELERARLQHVALFHLDQRDLHFKISIPREIRKRRKSLRRRFDSFSKEKKERESAPKAFGIPLSQVIANDRAFKRRQDAVKESRRDCLELEASILRFRAEKRQLLSGSTRPSAPTNSVAPAPPHSILNSVGRGQRRGGLSVDSISDLVDSQSRLLEALQLSHPAELELKKTGGGSSEGRSQSRLSLNPVYPQVPRVLERCCGHIEAHGLQTVGIFRVGSSKKRVRQLREDFDAGVDVQLDEEHSVHDVAALLKEFLRDMPDPLLTRELYPAFLHANFLRGAEQLQYLQHLLYLLPPCNCDTLLRLLTCLHTVHSFAQDSVGTDDEEIPGNKMTAANLAVIFGPNLLQRERGGDASPQAMGIEDSTAIINVTLVLMQNYRRLFMVSAELQQEVLVSLIQSDPDIIDYLLRRKLSGSYVSSESGAGSGGRRDTGASLDSVGASSGSLSPMEPRSSLEGGLSSEVFLSVLKMNQSRKQHDNRYGEVQPRKSIRHMRQFHSHHNLLSLAQPTLCSMSSVSASSPQDPADGGSVWVKQTPPVESKASFWDFFTGKSSGSETLV
- the arhgap36 gene encoding rho GTPase-activating protein 36 isoform X1, with protein sequence MSVNVGRCTRATFPPDGPTPIASWPSGVCSPPSDMHFYHKGGLTWANMLGQSVRLQPVAIQDLSELERARLQHVALFHLDQRDLHFKISIPREIRKRRKSLRRRFDSFSKEKKERESAPKAFGIPLSQVIANDRAFKRRQDAVKESRRDCLELEASILRFRAEKRQLLSGSTRPSAPTNSVAPAPPHSILNSVGRGQRRGGLSVDSISDLVDSQSRLLEALQLSHPAELELKKTGGGSSEGRSQSRLSLNPVYPQVPRVLERCCGHIEAHGLQTVGIFRVGSSKKRVRQLREDFDAGVDVQLDEEHSVHDVAALLKEFLRDMPDPLLTRELYPAFLHANFLRGAEQLQYLQHLLYLLPPCNCDTLLRLLTCLHTVHSFAQDSVGTDDEEIPGNKMTAANLAVIFGPNLLQRERGGDASPQAMGIEDSTAIINVTLVLMQNYRRLFMVSAELQQEVLVSLIQSDPDIIDYLLRRKLSGSYVSSESGAGSGGRRDTGASLDSVGASSGSLSPMEPRSSLEGGLSSEVFLSVLKMNQSRKQHDNRYGEVQPRKSIRHMRQFHSHHNLLSLAQPTLCSMSSVSASSPQDPADGGSVWVKQTPPVESKASFWDFFTGKSSGSETLV